One segment of Nostoc flagelliforme CCNUN1 DNA contains the following:
- a CDS encoding phosphotransferase enzyme family protein gives MQDNIYDYIAKAALAQYGMAEGERYFLGHSGSVTFCIKTQSEKFLLRIHQPKSMLQGDVWQRPQVIESELLWLTALRHSTEVVVQKPLKNLQDRWLTQVLADETGEMFYCSLLHWIDGNNLNGQRTPEQAYQLGLLLARLHQHSSQWQLPENFVRPAYDKNRLQAALSALYPAVLQQLISTEDYETLKVATYQVQGMIETLSQTQNIWGLIHADLHEGNYLLHNDELRPIDFARCGFGYYLYDIASSLQYLLPIVRPSFFEGYQTIRKLPEHYLQITEGFFIMALIEVFSFHVNNPQEHKWISESVPYIVKEHVHPYLEGESFLFAKY, from the coding sequence ATGCAGGATAACATCTATGACTACATAGCAAAAGCTGCCCTTGCCCAATATGGTATGGCTGAAGGAGAGCGTTATTTTTTAGGTCATAGTGGAAGCGTAACCTTCTGTATAAAAACACAATCAGAAAAATTTCTTCTCCGTATTCATCAACCAAAATCTATGCTCCAAGGCGATGTATGGCAAAGACCACAGGTGATTGAGTCAGAACTTCTGTGGCTTACTGCCTTGCGTCATAGTACAGAGGTTGTTGTGCAGAAGCCATTAAAAAATCTACAAGATAGATGGCTCACTCAAGTTTTGGCTGATGAAACCGGAGAAATGTTTTATTGCTCACTGCTGCATTGGATTGATGGCAACAACCTCAACGGACAACGAACTCCAGAACAGGCTTACCAACTTGGTTTGTTGCTAGCTCGATTGCACCAGCATAGTAGTCAGTGGCAACTGCCAGAAAACTTTGTTCGCCCAGCATACGACAAGAATCGCCTGCAAGCAGCACTTTCGGCACTTTATCCAGCAGTATTACAACAATTGATTTCAACAGAAGATTACGAAACCCTCAAAGTAGCGACTTACCAAGTTCAAGGAATGATAGAAACACTGAGTCAGACACAAAATATCTGGGGGCTGATTCACGCTGATCTTCATGAGGGCAACTATTTATTGCACAACGACGAATTACGTCCAATCGATTTTGCTCGCTGTGGCTTTGGATACTATCTTTACGATATTGCAAGTTCGCTTCAATATTTACTTCCCATTGTCAGACCTTCCTTTTTTGAAGGCTATCAAACTATCCGTAAGCTGCCTGAACATTACTTACAGATTACAGAAGGTTTCTTTATTATGGCGCTGATTGAAGTATTTTCTTTTCATGTAAATAATCCGCAAGAGCATAAGTGGATTTCGGAAAGCGTGCCGTATATTGTTAAAGAACACGTTCATCCATATCTTGAGGGTGAGTCATTTTTGTTTGCTAAATACTAA
- the gloA2 gene encoding SMU1112c/YaeR family gloxylase I-like metalloprotein, giving the protein MKTTGIHHVAIICSNYDRSKKFYVEVLGFPIIQETFRAARNSYKLDLKVAENTQIELFSFPNPPERASKPESCGLRHIAFQVDDVEQTVFYLKSKGLEVENIRVDEITGKKFTFFKDPDNLPLEIYER; this is encoded by the coding sequence ATGAAAACCACTGGTATTCATCATGTAGCTATTATTTGTTCTAACTACGATCGCTCCAAAAAATTTTATGTAGAAGTTTTAGGCTTTCCGATTATTCAAGAGACTTTTCGCGCCGCAAGAAATTCTTATAAATTAGATTTAAAAGTTGCAGAAAATACTCAAATAGAGCTATTCTCTTTCCCAAATCCTCCAGAACGGGCTAGTAAACCAGAGTCTTGTGGTTTAAGACATATTGCTTTTCAAGTTGATGATGTTGAGCAAACTGTTTTTTATTTAAAATCAAAAGGGTTAGAGGTAGAAAATATCAGAGTTGATGAAATTACAGGTAAGAAATTTACTTTCTTTAAAGACCCAGATAATTTACCATTAGAAATTTATGAGCGTTAA
- a CDS encoding PIN/TRAM domain-containing protein, which yields MLDAIIIFSFILAASGIGFYSIELLPNGTLDQVTNLEALRLVVAVFAAIIGGAIGLSFQTTYRRLESQIKEMPLEMILTRAIGLVIGLLLANLMLAPLFLLPIPADFGFIKPLVAVVGSIILSVTGMNLADTHGRGLLRFINPNTVESMVVEGTLKPANTKVLDTSCIIDGRIEALLETGFLEGQILVPQFVLQELQQVADASKDQKRVRGRRGLEILNRIKEQYPDRIVINTIDYEDIPTVDAKLVRFAQEISGTLLTNDYNLSKVASVQKVPVLNVNDLVNAVRPSYLPGDNLDLKILKEGKEPSQGIGYLDDGTMVVVEEGSSYVGGELRVVVTSALQTTAGRMIFAKPQASALA from the coding sequence CTTGACGCCATTATTATTTTTTCATTCATCCTGGCAGCGTCGGGAATAGGGTTCTACAGCATTGAACTACTACCCAATGGCACACTAGATCAGGTAACAAATCTTGAAGCCTTACGCTTAGTTGTTGCCGTCTTTGCCGCTATTATAGGTGGTGCGATCGGGCTGAGTTTCCAGACGACATATCGTCGCCTAGAATCACAAATCAAAGAAATGCCTCTGGAAATGATCTTAACTCGTGCGATCGGCTTAGTGATTGGGCTATTACTAGCTAACCTGATGCTAGCCCCACTATTTTTGTTACCCATCCCGGCGGATTTTGGATTTATTAAGCCACTGGTGGCAGTTGTCGGCAGCATTATCCTCTCCGTCACTGGCATGAATTTGGCAGACACCCACGGGCGAGGCTTATTGCGGTTCATTAATCCCAACACCGTTGAATCGATGGTAGTGGAAGGAACATTAAAACCCGCCAATACCAAAGTTTTAGATACTAGCTGTATTATTGATGGTCGCATTGAAGCGTTACTAGAAACAGGGTTTTTAGAAGGGCAAATTCTTGTACCGCAGTTTGTCTTGCAAGAACTCCAACAAGTAGCGGATGCTAGCAAAGACCAAAAGCGGGTGCGGGGAAGACGAGGGCTAGAAATTCTCAACCGCATTAAAGAACAATATCCCGATCGCATCGTGATTAATACAATTGACTACGAAGATATTCCCACAGTTGATGCGAAGTTAGTGCGCTTTGCCCAAGAAATTAGCGGTACATTGTTAACTAACGACTACAACTTGTCTAAAGTCGCCAGTGTTCAGAAAGTACCTGTTTTGAATGTGAATGATTTAGTGAACGCCGTCCGTCCCAGTTATTTACCTGGCGACAACCTGGATTTGAAAATTCTCAAGGAAGGCAAAGAACCTAGTCAAGGCATTGGCTATCTAGACGACGGCACAATGGTAGTCGTTGAAGAAGGTAGCAGTTATGTGGGTGGTGAACTGCGAGTAGTAGTCACCAGTGCTTTACAAACTACAGCAGGAAGAATGATTTTTGCCAAACCCCAAGCTTCAGCATTGGCGTGA